The genomic DNA GACCGTATCGTCTAACTTCTTTCGAGGACGACATGATTTTCTTCTAGTGGTATAAAGTGCCTGTGCATCACAAGGTAAATAACTTCCTTGTAAAGAGTTTCTCTTTAACTCACGGCAAATTGACGATTTGTTGCGTCCTAACTTTATGGCTATTTCAGATTGATTTAAGCCAATATCCATATAATGCTTTAGCAACTCACGCTATTTTAGTGTAAAATGAGAATAATGATTCATCGTTCCTCCTGGTAGATTGGTTTTCGTCGACATAATTTTACCAGAAAACGGTGAATCATTTTTTGTTGCACTTAGATTGTAAATTCAAGAGAGAAAAAGAAATGAAGTTAGGTTTCAACAGCGAAAGTATAGTTGACGAAAATGAATATCATGAAGAGACCATCTATAAGCAAGAAGTTGTTATGGAGCGCTCATCTATATATGACGATGAGCTTACAAAAATAGCTGATAAGTTGGACAGCGTCGCTAATGCTGCAATTTGCATAACAAAGCTCATGCGATCGGAAAGGCTTGTCGTTGAGCAGTTCGGCATCTTACTTTTGGATACCAAGCTCAAGCTTATGGGTTACAGCATTGTTTTTACTGGCGGTATTAGTAATTCTCTTGTGGAGCCAATCCCGGTTTTTCAAAGAGCTATTTTGGCAAATTGTCAAAATATAATTCTTTTTCATAATCACCTAACCGGTGATTTGACGCCTAGCAAAGAGGACTTAATGCTAACCAAGAGGTTATCTGAAGGTGGAAAAATATTAGGTATTAGCGTGCAGGATCACTTTATCGTTAATCATAAGGGAGAAGCCAAGAGTTTACGCACGGATTATCCTAGCTATTTTTAAGAGTGAAAGGAGAATAATTATGGATAAAGTAAAAGAATTAATGGAGCAATTAGAGGGAGATCTAGAGGAACTCTTTGAGTCGGAAAAATATATTCGCTGGCTCACAACTTTGAGCAAGTTCCATCGGTACTCGTTCTACAATACGATTCTCATTGCTTCTCAGCGACCGGATGCTGGCTATGTAGCCGGTTTTCAGGCTTGGAAAAAGAAATTTAATCGGCACGTTAAGAAAGGGGAAAAGGCCATAAAAATTCTTGCCCCCATCATTAGACAGACTGATGAAGTAAAAAAGATGAATTGGGTCGGCCAGTGTTGGATAAAGATGGTCAGCCAATTTTAGAGGAGCGGTTGATAGGCTATCGGATCGTTTCAGTTTTTGATATTTCCCAAACTGAAGGAGAGGAGTTGCCGGCACTTAGTTCACAAGATTTTTTGGACTGCGGTGTTGAAGGCTACCAGAAACTCTTTTCGGCCC from Peptococcus niger includes the following:
- a CDS encoding JAB domain-containing protein: MKLGFNSESIVDENEYHEETIYKQEVVMERSSIYDDELTKIADKLDSVANAAICITKLMRSERLVVEQFGILLLDTKLKLMGYSIVFTGGISNSLVEPIPVFQRAILANCQNIILFHNHLTGDLTPSKEDLMLTKRLSEGGKILGISVQDHFIVNHKGEAKSLRTDYPSYF
- a CDS encoding ArdC family protein, whose amino-acid sequence is MDKVKELMEQLEGDLEELFESEKYIRWLTTLSKFHRYSFYNTILIASQRPDAGYVAGFQAWKKKFNRHVKKGEKAIKILAPIIRQTDEVKKMNWVGQCWIKMVSQF